The sequence below is a genomic window from Brevibacillus laterosporus.
ATAAACCTAATACAGCCTTCATGTGTGTAAGGTAATCTGTGTATAGAAGCAAGGAGAGGAGCGAAACTCTTGAGCATGATTAAGGTGCAAGACCTGCATGTATATTATGGTTTAACCCATGCTTTAAAACATATTGAAATGGACATTGAACCAAAATCAATTACCGCTTTAATCGGTCCTTCCGGCTGTGGAAAATCAACCTTTTTACGGACAATTAACCGCATGAATGATATGATTCCACAAGTTAGAATTACAGGAAGCATTCAGATTGCTGGTAAAAATATATATGATGCCAATTGGGATGTTGAGCAATTACGTAAACAAGTCGGAATGGTGTTTCAAAAGCCTACTCCTTTTCCAAAAAGCATTTATGAGAACATTGTATATGGACCGAAGCTACATGGTATAAAGGATAAGAATCGGTTAGAGGAATTAGTTGAGGCTAGCTTGCAAAAAGCAGCTTTGTGGGAAGAGGTAAAGGATAGCTTGCATAAGCCTGCGCATGGTTTATCGGGAGGTCAACAGCAACGTTTG
It includes:
- the pstB gene encoding phosphate ABC transporter ATP-binding protein; amino-acid sequence: MSMIKVQDLHVYYGLTHALKHIEMDIEPKSITALIGPSGCGKSTFLRTINRMNDMIPQVRITGSIQIAGKNIYDANWDVEQLRKQVGMVFQKPTPFPKSIYENIVYGPKLHGIKDKNRLEELVEASLQKAALWEEVKDSLHKPAHGLSGGQQQRLCIARALAIEPEVILLDEPTSALDPIATAKIEELLVQLKESYTLVMVTHNMQQAARVSDKTAFFLQGECIESKKTTEMFENPTDQRLKDYISGRFG